A portion of the Planctomycetota bacterium genome contains these proteins:
- the rpoC gene encoding DNA-directed RNA polymerase subunit beta' yields the protein MAETVYDRVNDYSAVKITLASPNDIRAWSYGEVKKPETINYRTYRPEKDGLFCERIFGPERDYECACGKYRGTKYKGIICDRCGVKVTHSRVRRKRMGHINLASPVVHIWFFKSMPSRLGTLLGMKTSDLEKVIYYQDYVVTDAGDTELKFKQILTEDDFRAAQDKYGNAFKALMGADAIRELLERLDLAAEAAGIRNDLAATKSKQKIKDLAKRLKLIEQIRGSENDPTWLVMDVVPVIPPDLRPLVLLESGNFATSDLNDLYRRIINRNNRLKKLMDLNAPEVIIRNEKRMLQQAVDALFDNNRCRRPVLGSSNRPLKSLTDMIKGKQGRFRENLLGKRVDYSARSVIVVGPELKLNQCGLPKKIALELYQPFIIRKLKEHGLADTIKSAKRMLERRDPAVWDILEEVIYQHPVLLNRAPTLHRMGIQAFEPVLVEGNAIRIHPLVCGGFNADFDGDQMAVHLPLSVEAQAEAHILMLSTHNIFSPANGKPIISASQDIVMGVYFITFMAPDPKPIEELPSFKDRMEAILALDQRKIGPHDKIVVRIDGFEEMVEKQTDPTKPMPANKRIVTTAGRCLFADVLAPGMPFYNCALGKKGCARVIDDCYAIVGRAATIDLLDRLKEMGFKQSTLAGLSFGITDLRIPEKKMPLIEESQKKADRVEKSFDKGIITARERYNQLIDIWTHCREQVQKELVETLKSDRRGEDGRETPVGSKEGRSYLNPVYLMIDSGARGNITQMQQLAGMRGLMAKPSGEIIETPIRANFREGLNILEYFSSTHGARKGLADTALKTADSGYLTRKLCDIAQSVIIGEIDCGSRRGIVKRALYKGEQVDVPLRDQIVGRVTVNPIVNPKTDEVIVNENEMISIEAAARIENLGIDAVMVRSPLTSESKYGCSVLDYGMDMSTGNLVEPGMAVGIIAAQSIGEPGTQLTMRTFHTGGVGQRSSEQTKYDAMNAGTLELRDVNPVPSKDDDGHDCVVALKRNGELAILDDKGRELEKFKVPYGAYMYAAHGDEIRKGQTIVRWDPHRTPILAEKEGIVRYVDIEEKETFRLEDAGQGQRAKVIIEHKGDLHPAINIVDASGAILDFHYLPARARLEVEDGQEIRAGQMLARQPKQAQASQDIVGGLPRVTEIFEARKPKDPAVMAEISGKVEIFSDKRKGKMTIRVVSEAGIEKDHHVPSDKQLLVHTGDYVTAGDPLTEGPLVPHDILRIKGEESLWTYMLDEVQNVYRAQGVGINDKHIELILSQMLRKVKVESPGDTDLLPQEVVDKYTFKQKNREIEKYFRISEVGGTELKMGELVHRDQIKEANARAEAAGKEGAKARRAKPATGRTLLLGITKAALSSDSFLSGASFQESTKVLTEASLRGAMDTLVGLKENVLLGHLIPAGTGFRPYQEIRVKPLVTIEDESEDEMMMLAEAKAAAEALGADRNDTLGQAPIEVNTANLRDVITGSSPANKQV from the coding sequence ATGGCCGAGACCGTGTACGACCGCGTGAACGACTATTCCGCCGTGAAGATCACCCTGGCGTCGCCCAACGACATCCGGGCGTGGTCGTACGGCGAGGTGAAGAAGCCCGAGACGATCAACTACCGCACGTACCGCCCCGAGAAGGACGGGCTGTTCTGCGAGCGCATCTTCGGGCCCGAGCGCGACTACGAGTGCGCCTGCGGGAAGTACCGCGGGACGAAGTACAAGGGCATCATCTGCGACCGCTGCGGGGTGAAGGTCACGCACTCGCGCGTGCGGCGCAAGCGCATGGGGCACATCAACCTCGCGAGCCCCGTGGTGCACATCTGGTTCTTCAAGAGCATGCCCAGCCGCCTGGGCACGCTCCTGGGCATGAAGACCAGCGACCTCGAGAAGGTCATCTACTACCAGGACTACGTCGTGACCGACGCGGGCGACACCGAACTGAAGTTCAAGCAGATCCTGACCGAGGACGACTTCCGCGCCGCCCAGGACAAGTACGGCAACGCGTTCAAGGCGCTCATGGGCGCCGACGCGATCCGCGAGCTGCTCGAGCGCCTGGACCTGGCGGCGGAGGCGGCGGGCATCCGCAACGACCTCGCCGCGACCAAGAGCAAGCAGAAGATCAAGGACCTGGCCAAGCGCCTCAAGCTCATCGAGCAGATCCGCGGGAGCGAGAACGACCCGACGTGGCTGGTGATGGACGTGGTCCCGGTGATCCCGCCGGACCTGCGCCCGCTGGTGCTGCTGGAGTCGGGCAACTTCGCGACCAGCGACCTGAACGATCTCTACCGGCGCATCATCAACCGGAACAACCGGCTGAAGAAGCTGATGGACCTCAACGCGCCCGAGGTCATCATCCGCAACGAGAAGCGGATGCTGCAGCAGGCGGTGGACGCGCTGTTCGACAACAACCGCTGCCGCCGCCCGGTGCTCGGGTCGTCCAACCGGCCTCTCAAGAGCCTGACGGACATGATCAAGGGCAAGCAGGGGCGCTTCCGCGAGAACCTGCTGGGCAAGCGCGTGGACTACTCGGCGCGCTCGGTGATCGTCGTGGGCCCGGAGCTCAAGCTGAACCAGTGCGGGCTGCCGAAGAAGATCGCGCTGGAGCTGTACCAGCCGTTCATCATCCGCAAGCTGAAGGAGCACGGGCTGGCGGACACGATCAAGAGCGCCAAGCGCATGCTCGAGCGGCGTGACCCGGCGGTGTGGGACATCCTGGAAGAGGTCATCTACCAGCACCCCGTGCTGCTGAACCGGGCGCCGACGCTGCACCGGATGGGCATCCAGGCGTTCGAGCCGGTGCTGGTGGAGGGCAACGCCATCCGCATCCACCCGCTGGTGTGCGGCGGGTTCAACGCGGACTTCGACGGCGACCAGATGGCGGTGCACCTGCCCCTGAGCGTGGAAGCGCAGGCCGAGGCGCACATCCTGATGCTCTCGACGCACAACATCTTCTCGCCGGCGAACGGGAAGCCGATCATCTCGGCGTCGCAGGACATCGTGATGGGGGTGTACTTCATCACGTTCATGGCGCCGGACCCCAAGCCGATCGAGGAGCTGCCGAGCTTCAAGGACCGGATGGAGGCGATCCTGGCGCTGGACCAGCGGAAGATCGGCCCGCACGACAAGATCGTGGTGCGGATCGACGGGTTCGAGGAGATGGTGGAGAAGCAGACGGACCCGACCAAGCCGATGCCGGCGAACAAGCGGATCGTGACGACGGCGGGGCGGTGCCTGTTCGCGGACGTGCTGGCGCCGGGGATGCCGTTCTACAACTGCGCCCTGGGCAAGAAGGGGTGCGCCCGCGTGATCGACGACTGCTACGCGATCGTGGGTCGGGCGGCGACGATCGACCTGCTGGACCGGCTGAAGGAGATGGGGTTCAAGCAGAGCACGCTGGCGGGGCTGTCGTTCGGGATCACGGACCTGCGGATCCCCGAGAAGAAGATGCCGCTGATCGAGGAGTCGCAGAAGAAGGCCGACCGCGTCGAGAAGAGCTTCGACAAGGGCATCATCACGGCGCGCGAACGGTACAACCAGCTGATCGACATCTGGACGCACTGCCGCGAGCAGGTGCAGAAGGAGCTGGTGGAGACGCTCAAGAGCGATCGTCGCGGGGAGGACGGTCGTGAGACGCCGGTGGGCTCGAAGGAAGGGCGCTCGTACCTGAACCCGGTGTACCTGATGATCGACTCGGGTGCGCGCGGCAACATCACGCAGATGCAGCAGCTGGCGGGGATGCGCGGGCTGATGGCCAAGCCGAGCGGGGAGATCATCGAGACGCCGATCCGGGCGAACTTCCGCGAGGGGCTGAACATCCTCGAGTACTTCTCGAGCACGCACGGCGCCCGCAAGGGTCTGGCGGACACGGCGCTCAAGACGGCCGACTCGGGGTACCTCACGCGCAAGCTGTGCGACATCGCGCAGTCGGTGATCATCGGCGAGATCGACTGCGGGAGCCGTCGCGGGATCGTGAAGCGCGCCCTGTACAAGGGCGAGCAGGTCGACGTCCCGCTGCGCGACCAGATCGTTGGCCGCGTGACGGTGAACCCGATCGTGAACCCCAAGACCGACGAGGTGATCGTCAACGAGAACGAGATGATCTCGATCGAGGCGGCGGCCCGCATCGAGAACCTGGGGATCGACGCCGTCATGGTCCGCTCCCCGCTCACCAGCGAGAGCAAGTACGGGTGCTCGGTGCTCGACTACGGGATGGACATGAGCACGGGCAACCTGGTGGAGCCGGGGATGGCCGTGGGCATCATCGCGGCGCAGTCGATCGGCGAGCCGGGCACGCAGCTCACGATGCGCACGTTCCACACGGGCGGCGTGGGGCAGCGTTCGTCGGAGCAGACCAAGTACGACGCGATGAACGCCGGCACGCTCGAGCTGCGCGACGTGAACCCGGTGCCGTCGAAGGACGACGACGGGCACGACTGCGTCGTGGCGCTGAAGCGCAACGGCGAGCTGGCGATCCTCGACGACAAGGGGCGCGAGCTCGAGAAGTTCAAGGTCCCGTACGGCGCGTACATGTACGCGGCCCACGGGGACGAGATCCGCAAGGGGCAGACGATCGTCCGCTGGGATCCGCACCGCACGCCGATCCTGGCCGAGAAGGAGGGCATCGTCCGCTACGTCGACATCGAGGAGAAGGAGACCTTCCGCCTCGAGGACGCCGGGCAGGGGCAGCGCGCGAAGGTGATCATCGAGCACAAGGGCGACCTGCACCCGGCGATCAACATCGTGGACGCGAGCGGGGCGATCCTGGACTTCCACTACCTGCCCGCGCGGGCACGACTGGAGGTCGAGGACGGGCAGGAGATCCGGGCCGGGCAGATGCTCGCCCGCCAGCCCAAGCAGGCGCAGGCCAGCCAGGACATCGTGGGTGGTCTGCCCCGCGTGACGGAGATCTTCGAGGCCCGCAAGCCCAAGGACCCGGCCGTCATGGCCGAGATCTCGGGCAAGGTCGAGATCTTCTCCGACAAGCGCAAGGGCAAGATGACGATCCGCGTCGTGTCGGAGGCGGGGATCGAGAAGGACCACCATGTGCCGAGCGACAAGCAGCTGCTCGTGCACACGGGCGACTACGTGACGGCGGGCGACCCGCTGACGGAGGGCCCGCTGGTTCCCCACGACATCCTGCGGATCAAGGGCGAGGAATCGCTCTGGACGTACATGCTCGACGAGGTGCAGAACGTGTACCGCGCGCAGGGCGTGGGCATCAACGACAAGCACATCGAGCTGATCCTGAGCCAGATGCTGCGCAAGGTGAAGGTCGAGAGCCCGGGCGACACCGACCTGCTCCCGCAGGAGGTGGTCGACAAGTACACCTTCAAGCAGAAGAACCGCGAGATCGAGAAGTACTTCCGCATCAGCGAGGTGGGTGGCACGGAGCTCAAGATGGGCGAGCTCGTGCACCGCGACCAGATCAAGGAAGCCAACGCCCGGGCCGAGGCCGCGGGCAAGGAGGGCGCCAAGGCGCGGCGTGCGAAGCCCGCGACCGGGCGCACGCTGCTGCTGGGCATCACCAAGGCGGCGCTCTCGAGCGATTCATTCCTGTCGGGCGCGTCGTTCCAGGAGTCGACCAAGGTGCTGACGGAGGCGTCGCTCCGCGGTGCGATGGACACGCTCGTGGGCCTCAAGGAGAACGTGCTGCTGGGGCACCTGATCCCCGCGGGCACGGGCTTCCGTCCGTACCAGGAGATCCGCGTCAAGCCGCTCGTCACGATCGAGGACGAGAGCGAGGACGAGATGATGATGCTGGCGGAGGCGAAGGCCGCGGCGGAGGCGCTCGGGGCCGATCGCAACGACACGCTGGGGCAGGCGCCCATCGAGGTGAACACCGCGAACCTGCGCGATGTCATCACGGGGTCGTCGCCGGCGAACAAGCAGGTCTGA
- a CDS encoding DUF1559 domain-containing protein: MTRRAFSLIEALVCTAIIALLLAILLPTLRGAREAGRAAACLSNTRQLVTAWTAYANDFRDRAMPLAYWSEADIGSGNPVYWWGAVGGPLQEVRYERGFIAPYMGAELARNSVFECPSQPWGSYRPQGGFAQPTSTYGYNGYYLCPSRTPGWADQISRRPWRRLFEIQRPADLFVFADALLPTTQPRNTALLDPPLLFDGAGWTRNDYPTTAFRHARGPSKPGSSNTARADGSVVGVRAIPQWIRVTTHAVGSVGETNDPHYVPDAAEWR; encoded by the coding sequence ATGACGCGACGCGCCTTCTCGCTCATCGAGGCGCTCGTGTGCACCGCGATCATCGCGCTGCTGCTGGCCATCCTGCTCCCCACGCTCCGCGGGGCGCGGGAGGCCGGACGGGCCGCGGCGTGCCTCTCGAACACGCGCCAGCTCGTCACCGCCTGGACCGCCTACGCCAACGACTTCCGCGACCGCGCCATGCCGCTCGCCTACTGGAGCGAGGCCGACATCGGCTCGGGCAACCCCGTCTACTGGTGGGGCGCCGTGGGCGGGCCGCTGCAGGAAGTCCGCTACGAGCGGGGATTCATCGCCCCCTACATGGGCGCCGAGCTCGCGCGCAACTCCGTCTTCGAATGCCCCTCGCAGCCCTGGGGCTCGTACCGCCCGCAAGGGGGATTCGCGCAGCCCACGAGCACGTACGGCTACAACGGGTATTACTTGTGCCCCTCGCGCACACCCGGATGGGCGGATCAGATCAGCCGGCGCCCCTGGCGACGCCTCTTCGAGATCCAGCGGCCCGCCGACCTGTTCGTCTTCGCGGACGCGCTCCTCCCCACCACGCAGCCGCGCAACACCGCGCTGCTCGACCCGCCCTTGTTGTTCGACGGCGCCGGGTGGACCCGCAACGACTATCCGACGACCGCGTTCCGTCATGCGCGAGGACCGTCGAAGCCGGGAAGCTCCAACACCGCACGAGCCGATGGAAGTGTCGTCGGTGTGCGGGCGATCCCCCAGTGGATCCGCGTCACCACCCACGCGGTGGGATCGGTGGGCGAGACAAACGACCCGCACTATGTCCCCGACGCCGCGGAGTGGCGCTAG
- a CDS encoding PQQ-binding-like beta-propeller repeat protein — protein sequence MRTHGGRVRAASSAAAAALWAFSGHAGAQSGASDAWPGLAGGPSRAALVHRPAPPLTPRRWTASADDTGSPVWFIPNAGMVVAGEGQASLVIGVGRVSRPGEPPGAPYALAFAADTGEPRWSTPIDAPSLDSFSTPAIDAARALVVIASGSEVAALRLNDGVVLWKTQLPRPVVNASPLVVDEGPGTARVFITDYDGFGDAASLHCLRLDDLNEHGEPQTPGELLWSAPIGASSGNTPAYLPLARGGVGLVYVSTPGEEGEGPGIVRAFPAFADGQPCPAWSFQNVLDAGFFGGLSIREPDAPGEHPHVFAASYAFFGGLTNSNLVKLDACSGTLVWSAPASRTSAIPALLPGGRILLSGGISGFGSVPSVRLYADAGATVATVWDSALDSWVDADHDGTIDPGEYLRVGGWSNQPVVFEFAGSTLAACGVPGTGAANTHPSDLLLLDLSEHPSAPSFVRASHPGIGASPAAGGLMLFATGAGGLGALGIPAGTLDLNADGSSTIDDLYAWETGLGMRDLDASGVTDAADRAWLITRVRLPVRTPAAPVTP from the coding sequence GTGCGTACACACGGCGGAAGAGTTAGGGCGGCCTCGAGCGCTGCTGCCGCAGCGCTCTGGGCTTTCTCCGGGCACGCGGGCGCGCAATCGGGCGCGTCCGACGCGTGGCCCGGGCTGGCCGGAGGCCCGTCCCGCGCCGCGCTCGTTCATCGCCCCGCGCCGCCCCTCACGCCCCGACGCTGGACCGCTTCTGCCGACGACACGGGCTCGCCGGTCTGGTTCATCCCGAACGCCGGCATGGTCGTCGCGGGCGAGGGTCAGGCAAGCCTCGTCATCGGCGTCGGGCGCGTCTCGCGCCCCGGCGAGCCTCCGGGCGCGCCGTACGCGCTCGCCTTCGCGGCCGACACGGGCGAGCCGCGATGGTCAACCCCCATCGACGCGCCCTCGCTTGATTCCTTCAGCACCCCCGCGATCGATGCGGCGCGGGCGCTGGTCGTCATCGCCTCCGGCTCGGAAGTCGCCGCCCTGCGCCTGAACGACGGCGTCGTCCTTTGGAAGACCCAACTCCCGCGCCCCGTTGTCAACGCATCGCCGCTCGTTGTGGACGAAGGCCCCGGCACGGCCCGCGTGTTCATCACCGACTACGACGGCTTCGGCGACGCCGCCTCGCTCCACTGCCTCCGCCTCGACGACCTCAACGAGCACGGCGAGCCCCAGACCCCCGGCGAACTCCTCTGGAGCGCGCCCATCGGCGCATCATCCGGCAACACGCCCGCGTACCTCCCGCTCGCACGCGGCGGCGTCGGCCTGGTCTACGTCTCGACCCCCGGCGAAGAGGGCGAGGGCCCGGGCATCGTGCGCGCGTTCCCCGCCTTCGCCGATGGCCAGCCCTGCCCCGCCTGGTCCTTCCAGAACGTGCTCGACGCCGGCTTCTTCGGCGGGCTCAGCATCCGCGAGCCCGACGCGCCGGGCGAGCACCCGCACGTCTTCGCCGCCTCGTACGCCTTTTTCGGCGGCCTCACCAACTCCAACCTCGTCAAGCTCGACGCCTGCTCGGGCACGCTCGTCTGGTCCGCGCCCGCGAGCCGCACCTCCGCCATTCCCGCATTGCTGCCCGGCGGGCGCATCCTGCTCTCGGGCGGCATTTCCGGCTTCGGCAGCGTGCCATCGGTGCGCCTGTACGCCGACGCCGGCGCGACCGTCGCCACCGTCTGGGACTCCGCGCTCGACTCGTGGGTCGATGCCGATCACGACGGCACGATCGATCCCGGCGAGTACCTGCGCGTCGGCGGCTGGTCGAACCAGCCCGTCGTCTTCGAGTTCGCCGGATCGACGCTCGCCGCGTGCGGCGTGCCCGGCACCGGCGCCGCCAACACCCATCCGTCCGATCTGCTCCTGCTCGACCTCTCGGAGCACCCCTCCGCCCCGTCGTTCGTGCGCGCCTCGCACCCGGGCATCGGCGCGTCGCCCGCCGCGGGCGGGCTCATGCTCTTCGCCACCGGCGCGGGCGGGCTGGGCGCGCTGGGCATCCCGGCGGGCACGCTCGACCTCAACGCCGACGGCTCGTCCACGATCGACGACCTGTACGCGTGGGAGACGGGCCTTGGCATGCGCGATCTCGACGCCAGCGGCGTGACGGACGCCGCCGACCGCGCCTGGCTCATCACCCGCGTCCGACTTCCCGTCCGCACCCCCGCCGCCCCGGTGACGCCATGA
- a CDS encoding immunoglobulin domain-containing protein produces the protein MQRNRIASVALALAAFAGAAEAQPFNVRSWYAEGQVFVVWQFTAPPAAPTDTVEVYASVAAQVNVANMDRVGRLFYPEYTGARLTELNPAARLLLPTPAGGTYRLAPDEGAFAYTPRSSGNLFFAVVDTGSTTVNAGNSTAAAFMYDPVGDAIRPHPQFDGFTPGGFPYTAFVVWAEGRDDHTNARPDIPVLANAAKNGVPHVFAVARPIVAPPNQDLSCVFAMHGGGGEYELFLPGVPARAPISLPLTDGIVVAPDDSFYANIEGSLVRSNTSWLGYVTSVDPFDSLPRVPPLDGETVVNFTQRRVHWILDWLLSPQSPYDLDPTRVAMIGHSGGGRGTSHLTRLRPERFCAAVCYTPALNLPSGSTGDENFLRGTNDQNLASNVLGPDGDPVRVVDFFTASTRISATQRDFPFTRMYFGKRDVATAAAWNSSMRDILDDINDSRCGTMIAWDEREHGIELWTTEQPTPGPDIGQWVAPVRTVRPSAQYLVDTYRANQSYPGFFNADHDPATPLSRQPDPGNGNPNLGDPWGTWEGYFEWTGVTDTPTTWGATLYATGLSGVAIDNAPVPRIKTDVIPRKVAQFRPIEGTPVDWTVTDIASGAVVQSGVVPAESEGVVAVPGVLVPRDPTRVRLSLAIPCLDLVSPPSDTFVCTGSQLVLDVGVAGDSAGLTYQWRRNAAPVNPADNPTALTRTLVVDAATQGDSGIYTCRVANACGNFTTSPVTVVVSCCPDLNGDGNVDQDDIAYLTDVIGGGSNPTGIDPDFNTDGNTDQDDIASLTDVVAGGPCP, from the coding sequence ATGCAACGGAATCGGATCGCATCGGTCGCACTCGCGCTCGCCGCCTTCGCCGGCGCGGCGGAGGCCCAGCCCTTCAACGTCCGCTCGTGGTACGCGGAGGGCCAGGTGTTCGTCGTCTGGCAGTTCACCGCGCCGCCGGCCGCCCCGACGGACACCGTCGAGGTCTACGCCTCCGTCGCGGCGCAGGTCAACGTCGCGAACATGGACCGGGTCGGACGGCTCTTCTACCCCGAGTACACCGGCGCACGCCTCACGGAGTTGAACCCGGCCGCCCGGCTCCTCCTGCCCACGCCCGCGGGCGGCACGTACCGCCTCGCGCCCGACGAGGGCGCCTTCGCGTACACGCCCCGGTCCAGCGGCAACCTGTTCTTCGCGGTGGTCGACACCGGTTCGACGACGGTGAACGCCGGCAACAGCACCGCCGCCGCCTTCATGTACGACCCCGTCGGCGACGCCATCCGCCCGCACCCGCAGTTCGACGGCTTCACGCCGGGCGGCTTCCCGTACACCGCGTTCGTCGTGTGGGCCGAAGGACGCGACGACCACACAAACGCCCGGCCCGACATCCCCGTGCTCGCGAACGCCGCCAAGAACGGCGTGCCGCACGTCTTCGCCGTGGCGCGCCCCATCGTCGCCCCGCCCAACCAGGACCTGTCGTGCGTCTTTGCGATGCACGGCGGCGGGGGCGAGTACGAGCTGTTCCTCCCGGGCGTTCCCGCGCGGGCGCCCATCTCGCTGCCGCTCACCGACGGCATCGTCGTCGCGCCCGACGACTCGTTCTACGCCAACATCGAGGGCAGCCTCGTCCGCTCGAACACCTCGTGGCTCGGCTACGTCACCTCGGTTGATCCCTTCGACTCGCTCCCGCGCGTCCCGCCGCTCGACGGCGAGACCGTCGTGAACTTCACCCAGCGGCGCGTGCACTGGATCCTCGACTGGCTTCTCAGCCCGCAATCCCCCTACGACCTCGACCCCACCCGCGTCGCCATGATCGGGCACAGCGGCGGCGGTCGCGGCACGTCGCACCTCACCCGCCTCCGCCCCGAGCGGTTCTGCGCCGCCGTCTGCTACACCCCGGCCCTCAACCTGCCCTCGGGCAGCACCGGCGACGAGAACTTCCTCCGCGGCACCAACGACCAGAACCTCGCGAGCAATGTCCTCGGGCCCGACGGCGATCCCGTCCGCGTCGTTGACTTCTTCACCGCGTCCACCCGCATCTCCGCGACGCAGCGCGACTTCCCCTTCACCCGCATGTACTTCGGCAAGCGCGACGTCGCCACCGCCGCCGCCTGGAACTCCTCCATGCGCGACATCCTCGACGACATCAACGACTCGCGCTGCGGCACCATGATCGCCTGGGACGAACGCGAGCACGGCATCGAACTCTGGACCACCGAGCAGCCCACCCCCGGCCCCGACATCGGCCAGTGGGTCGCCCCCGTCCGCACCGTGCGCCCGTCGGCCCAGTACCTCGTCGACACCTACCGCGCCAACCAGTCCTACCCCGGCTTCTTCAACGCCGACCACGACCCCGCCACGCCCCTCTCGCGCCAGCCCGACCCCGGCAACGGCAACCCGAACCTCGGCGACCCCTGGGGCACGTGGGAGGGCTATTTCGAGTGGACCGGCGTCACCGACACCCCCACCACCTGGGGCGCCACCCTCTACGCCACCGGACTCTCGGGCGTCGCCATCGACAACGCCCCGGTCCCGCGCATCAAGACAGACGTCATCCCGCGCAAGGTCGCACAGTTCCGCCCCATCGAGGGCACGCCCGTCGACTGGACGGTGACGGACATCGCGTCCGGCGCGGTCGTGCAGAGCGGCGTCGTGCCGGCCGAGAGCGAGGGCGTGGTCGCTGTCCCGGGCGTGCTCGTGCCGCGGGATCCCACCCGCGTGCGACTCTCGCTCGCGATCCCCTGCCTTGATCTCGTCTCGCCCCCGAGCGACACGTTCGTGTGCACCGGCTCGCAGCTCGTGCTGGATGTCGGCGTCGCGGGCGACAGTGCGGGGCTGACCTACCAGTGGCGTCGCAACGCCGCGCCCGTCAACCCCGCCGACAACCCCACCGCCCTGACGCGCACGCTCGTCGTCGACGCCGCCACCCAGGGTGATTCGGGCATCTACACCTGCCGCGTGGCGAACGCCTGCGGCAACTTCACGACCAGCCCCGTCACCGTCGTCGTCTCGTGCTGCCCGGACCTCAACGGCGACGGCAACGTCGATCAGGACGACATCGCCTACCTCACCGACGTCATCGGCGGGGGATCGAACCCCACCGGCATCGACCCGGACTTCAACACCGACGGCAACACCGACCAGGACGACATCGCGTCGCTGACCGATGTCGTCGCCGGCGGCCCGTGCCCGTAA
- a CDS encoding type II toxin-antitoxin system HicB family antitoxin, translating to MTAYLINIFYSKEDDGYIADIPDLKYCSAWGKTPEDAVREVLVAQKAWLASAKADGRKVPKPRYRPAIYAAAS from the coding sequence ATGACCGCGTACCTCATCAACATCTTCTACAGCAAAGAAGACGACGGCTACATCGCCGACATTCCGGACCTCAAGTACTGCTCGGCCTGGGGCAAGACTCCGGAAGACGCCGTGCGCGAGGTGCTGGTCGCGCAGAAGGCGTGGCTGGCGTCAGCGAAGGCGGACGGGCGCAAGGTGCCCAAGCCCCGGTACCGCCCGGCGATCTACGCCGCCGCGTCGTAA
- a CDS encoding ATP-binding protein produces the protein MHYDRHCTDQATWTEDRLSDLPDSENAKFERKAGALLDDLDFRSKLAKAVSAFANSGGGQLIIGQTDIGKFDGVEEFRSGTRTRTSHWLEQVLPKLVEHPLSHFQISEVIRSTKEDSRIPLGRVVLIIDIPDSPLAPHQSVYDHKYYHRRGGRSEPASHFYLELLRNRLIAPRLQATPMNLAVRRAFTSAKGLFVQTCLEFEIRNIGRVAAYKWAFEWGFTPPTELRDKYVISLAEMPEGTDRSSSIRVDDTILPGFALTESRHFGLYLADTNTSRDDLLVQLHTLIPDDFMISVRLATEVSPGERILLPLWGNISRDNAVASITAAIYANR, from the coding sequence ATGCATTACGATAGACATTGCACAGATCAGGCAACTTGGACCGAAGACCGACTATCTGATCTTCCTGACAGCGAAAATGCCAAGTTTGAAAGAAAGGCCGGCGCACTTCTTGATGATCTCGACTTTAGAAGCAAACTTGCAAAGGCAGTTTCGGCGTTTGCCAACTCTGGCGGCGGACAACTGATCATTGGACAAACCGACATTGGCAAGTTTGACGGCGTCGAGGAGTTCAGATCAGGCACACGGACTCGCACATCACACTGGCTAGAACAAGTACTGCCGAAGCTCGTAGAGCATCCACTGTCTCATTTTCAGATCTCCGAAGTGATCCGCTCGACTAAAGAGGATTCACGTATACCTCTCGGAAGAGTAGTTCTCATCATTGATATTCCGGACAGCCCACTGGCACCGCACCAGAGCGTTTACGACCATAAATATTACCACCGTCGCGGCGGGCGGTCCGAACCGGCATCTCATTTCTATCTAGAGCTACTGAGGAATCGGTTGATTGCGCCACGATTACAGGCCACTCCTATGAATTTGGCCGTTCGCAGAGCATTTACTTCAGCCAAAGGGCTGTTCGTCCAGACATGTCTAGAGTTTGAGATCCGAAATATAGGACGCGTTGCTGCGTACAAGTGGGCATTCGAGTGGGGATTCACGCCCCCGACTGAACTACGCGACAAGTATGTAATTAGCCTCGCTGAAATGCCAGAGGGCACAGATCGATCCAGCTCTATTCGCGTCGACGACACAATATTGCCCGGCTTCGCACTAACAGAAAGCAGACACTTTGGGCTTTATCTTGCCGACACAAATACTTCGAGGGACGACTTGTTGGTCCAGTTGCACACACTCATCCCCGATGATTTTATGATATCTGTTAGATTAGCCACCGAAGTATCGCCCGGGGAGCGTATTTTGTTGCCCCTTTGGGGGAACATTTCACGAGATAATGCTGTTGCATCAATCACAGCAGCCATTTATGCGAATCGGTGA